In Candidatus Zixiibacteriota bacterium, a genomic segment contains:
- the glgX gene encoding glycogen debranching protein GlgX: protein MAKEQQSLLDYISKDFEISRGNPLPLGAALKRGGINLAVFSRNADSVSLVLFKQSNPKQIAEFPLDPRYHRTGDIWHILIKGLDANIEYGYRMDKHPNNEKQIHRFDPSCVLIDPYAKAISGGEVWGKISNENIDPIYYRHQRSLVINDDFDWGFDQPLKIPTSDTIIYELHVRGFTRHKSSNIKYPGTYAGLIEKIPYLKELGITAVELLPINEFSEIDTNRVNPRTGERLLNYWGYHSLGFFAPKASYASCPENGNQVREFKTMVKAFHENGIEVILDMVFNHTAEGDHNGPTLSFRGLDNSIYYLIDPHSGEYYNYSGCGNTLNCNHPVVRDLILECLRYWVMEMHVDGFRFDLASILGRGRDGSVLANPPLLERIAADPILSSAKLIAEAWDAAGLYQVGSFPSWGRWAEWNAKFRDHVRKFIKGDPGVVSELADCIMGSSNLYAHSGRTSYHSINFVTCHDGFTLADIVSYNEKHNEENGEDNRDGANDNNSWNCGVEGPAGDNPDADKINKLRQRQIRNFAALLLLSRGVPMILAGDESGRTQRGNNNAYCQDNEISWMDWDLAKKNKDLFRFFKLLIEFRKNHPALRFESLTTPEEILEYGVKWHGIMPDKPDWSYESRSFALQITENAASNPSESTEIYIAANAYWKPLIYFLPKLPKGKKWFRVVDTMRFSPYEICENNTESILKKQNRYKIGSRSVVVLIGR, encoded by the coding sequence ATAGCTAAAGAACAGCAGTCTTTATTGGATTACATCAGCAAAGATTTTGAAATCTCCCGCGGCAATCCTCTCCCCTTGGGAGCTGCACTGAAAAGAGGAGGAATAAATCTGGCCGTGTTCTCTCGCAATGCCGACTCTGTTTCTTTGGTTTTGTTTAAACAGTCAAACCCTAAACAAATCGCAGAATTTCCTCTCGACCCACGCTATCATCGCACCGGCGATATCTGGCATATTTTAATAAAAGGACTCGATGCCAATATCGAATACGGCTACCGGATGGATAAGCATCCAAATAATGAAAAGCAAATCCACAGGTTCGATCCTTCCTGTGTCCTTATTGATCCGTATGCAAAGGCTATTTCAGGCGGAGAAGTATGGGGTAAAATAAGCAATGAGAATATAGATCCAATCTATTATAGACATCAGAGATCTTTGGTGATCAACGATGATTTTGACTGGGGCTTCGACCAGCCTTTGAAAATTCCAACATCTGATACAATCATTTACGAACTCCATGTCCGTGGTTTTACACGGCATAAGTCTTCCAATATCAAATATCCGGGAACATATGCCGGGTTGATTGAGAAGATTCCGTATCTTAAAGAACTTGGCATAACCGCTGTAGAATTGCTTCCTATTAACGAATTCTCAGAAATTGATACCAATAGAGTAAACCCGCGAACAGGCGAACGGCTTCTCAATTACTGGGGTTATCATTCGCTGGGCTTTTTTGCTCCGAAAGCCTCTTATGCTTCCTGCCCCGAAAATGGAAATCAGGTCAGAGAATTTAAGACTATGGTTAAAGCTTTTCATGAAAACGGCATCGAGGTTATTCTCGATATGGTATTTAACCATACCGCCGAGGGCGACCATAATGGCCCAACCCTATCATTTAGAGGTTTGGATAACAGCATCTATTACTTGATAGACCCTCATTCAGGAGAATACTACAACTACTCCGGTTGTGGAAACACTCTAAACTGTAATCATCCGGTTGTCCGAGACCTGATACTGGAATGCCTTCGCTACTGGGTTATGGAGATGCATGTAGATGGTTTCAGGTTCGATTTAGCCTCAATATTAGGGCGAGGTCGTGATGGTTCGGTTTTGGCTAACCCTCCGCTTTTGGAAAGAATCGCCGCCGATCCGATTCTCAGCAGCGCTAAACTTATTGCCGAAGCCTGGGATGCCGCCGGGCTTTACCAAGTGGGAAGCTTTCCCTCTTGGGGGCGATGGGCTGAATGGAATGCTAAATTCCGCGATCACGTGAGGAAGTTTATTAAAGGCGACCCCGGAGTTGTATCCGAATTGGCTGATTGTATAATGGGAAGCTCCAATCTTTACGCGCATAGCGGGAGAACGTCATATCACAGTATAAACTTTGTTACTTGCCATGATGGTTTTACGCTTGCTGACATTGTTTCATACAATGAAAAACACAACGAGGAGAACGGCGAGGATAACCGGGATGGAGCCAACGATAATAACAGTTGGAACTGCGGGGTTGAAGGTCCTGCCGGGGATAATCCGGATGCGGATAAAATAAACAAACTTCGACAACGTCAAATAAGAAATTTCGCCGCTTTATTGCTTCTTTCCCGCGGCGTGCCGATGATTCTGGCTGGCGATGAATCAGGACGCACTCAGAGAGGAAATAACAACGCCTACTGCCAGGATAATGAGATAAGCTGGATGGATTGGGATCTCGCTAAAAAAAATAAGGATTTGTTCAGGTTTTTCAAATTACTGATAGAATTCCGCAAGAATCATCCTGCTTTAAGATTTGAAAGTTTAACCACACCTGAGGAGATTTTAGAATATGGAGTCAAATGGCATGGAATAATGCCCGATAAACCCGATTGGTCTTATGAATCAAGAAGCTTTGCGCTGCAGATTACTGAAAATGCTGCCAGTAATCCGTCTGAAAGCACTGAAATCTATATTGCGGCAAATGCCTACTGGAAACCGTTGATATACTTTCTTCCCAAATTGCCCAAAGGGAAAAAATGGTTTAGAGTCGTTGATACAATGCGCTTTAGCCCCTATGAAATTTGTGAAAACAATACAGAATCCATTCTTAAAAAGCAGAACAGGTATAAAATCGGCTCTCGTTCAGTAGTAGTTCTAATAGGCAGATAG